The following is a genomic window from Shewanella avicenniae.
ATGCAGCGGTGGCAGATGCATCAACAATTCATTTGCCACCACTTTTAAGTCGGCACGGACTTCACTAATTAGTTTGATGAGCACTAAGGCATCGAGCGAGCCGATAGGGTGGTTGGCAAAAATCACTACTCGGCCAGATGGGGGCAAATTTTCTAATTCAACGTCTGGCACAGTGTAAGAGATATTAAAGCACTGCAGTACTTGCTCGACAAAATCGACGCCCTGCAGATGGCTAAATTGAGTAGCAATTTCATTGCATTGTTGCTCGTTGAGCATATATCGCAGCATCGCCTTTGTGGGCTTTGCCAACCAAGGTTTGTTATTGATCGTGGGAAGGTTATCTGCGACGACTTTTTCGACAGTGAATATCATGCTCGGCCTTATAGATAGATAAGTGCATGCCGAGCTGGCTGCGCAGCTTACGGCAGTATTGAGCACACTTTAAGCATGATGTTTGACTGAGATATGAAGCCTGAATGGCAAAATTATGACAACGAGTAAGCGCAATGCCCGACCTTTTTAGTGACGTCGGGCATTCATGTGTAGAAGAGGGCTTAGAAAAATAGATGTGCCATGCCTGCAATTACAGGCAAGGTTACCAAGGTCCGCAATAAGAAAATAACAAATAGCTCCCCAACGTTGACCGGAATTTTACTGCCAATCAGCAGTGCGCCCACTTCACTCATGTAGATCAGTTGGGTGACTGAAAGCGCCGCGATCACAAATTTTGTGATGTCAGCGTGGATGGCATTGCTGGCCAGAATCGACGGGATAAACATGTCGGCGAAGCCCACTACAATCGTTTTTGAGGCTTCTGCAGCTTCTGGCAGTTGCAACAATTCGAGTAATGGTTGAAACGGCATGCCAAGATAGTCAAAAACGGGGGTGTGCTCTGCAATTATCAGAGCTGTTGTACCAATCGCCATCACCACCGGAATAATACCAAAAATCATATCGATAACGTTTTTACTTCCTTCAGTAATAATCTGTTTTACGCTACTGACTTTGCTGGCTTTTTCCATGGCGAGATGAAAGCCCCAAGATAACACGTGATGATGATCAGGTACGGTTTCGTCGTTTTCATGGCGTGGCGTGCCGTTGATGTATTCATCCTTTTTCCAGCGCAATGGCGGCAAGCGTGGCACGACGATAGCAGCAACTAAGCCTGCCAAACAGACGGTGAGGTAGAAGGGCACAAACTTGGCTTCTAGGCCGACTTGGGCAATCACCACCAAGCTAAAGGTAATGGATACCGCTGAGAAGGTTGTGCCAATAATTGCGGCTTCTCGTTGAGTGTAAAATTTGTCTTCATATTGTTTACTGGTCAGCAAAATCCCCACGCTGCCGTCTCCTAACCAAGATGCAACACAGTCAATTGCACTGCGACCGGGAAGATTAAATACGGGACGCATTATTGTGGTGAGTAACGTGCCAAACAATTCCAGCAAACCGAAGTTCAGCAGTAACGGCAGTAATAAACCTGCAAAGAAAAATACACAGAATAGCACCGGCAGTAAGTCGCCAAATACCAAACCACCTGTAGCAGCTGAGGTAACGGCGTCTGGGCCAAATCCAAAGTAGGTCATGGCAATAAACACTGCACCCAACAGTCGTACCAGGAGCCAGAATGGATTGACATTGAGCAGGTTATTAAGAAAACCGTTGGTTCTTACAAATTTGGGCTTTAACAGAACTACGGCAAGTGACATCAGCGCCATCGCCAATACAATAACGGTCAGTACGGTACCAATCGCATCGCCAATGGCGGCTTGAAGGGCTTTGGCAAGAATGGCGACTGGAATGGTCACTGCATCTTGGTAGCTGATTGGTGTCATAAACAGAAAAACACCAATGAGTGATGGCACGATAAAGGTTAAAAGCTGCTTGAGCGTATGTTTTTTTATTGTTGTCACTTTTATGTTCCGTTTTAAGCTGGGCGATAAGCAAATTGGGGGGCTTATTGCTGGGATCCGTATCAGCGGAAACTTCCAAGGTTACCTTGTCACTAAAAACTTGTAAATTTGGGATGTCAATTTCGTGCGCTCGCAAGATTAATCAGCCGTCTTGAATTTTTATTCTATCCGTTGGCCGGTTAGATGCTTGCAAACTGCGGTGTTTTAGTGGTGCTGTTAAAGTAACGAATTGATTTGTAAACGCGCATTTTGCGATACAGTGAGCGCAAAGCTAATTATCCCTACTAACATTTGTATGGTAGTTTTATTGTGATGAGCCCAGTTGGCGGTCTCGCGATTGAAGTGACGGGCACGCTATCTACCTTCAACCTAGTACGTGGCGACTGAGAAAAACGTCAACTATGGAAAAACAGCTACGATTTGTCCGATTGGCCGTCATCTTCGGCGGGCTTGGTATTTTGGGGATTAGTATAGGCGTGCTGGTCGCGCTTGTGGGCGCATCGTCTGTTTTAGCCGAGCACATAACACCGTTTAATTTCACTTTAAGCGAACTGGGCAATTACGGTCACTCGCCGTTTGCTGTTGTATTGAATGGCGGTTTGTTTTTCGGCGGTTTATCTTTAGTGTTGTTTTGCCTCTATTCGATGCCATTCTCTAAATCGATTTCCGGTGCGCTATGTTATTTGGCCATGGCGTTAGCCTGTTTTACCTTGGCCGGGATAGGGCTATTTCCAATCAATGTTTATCACTTGCATACCGCCATGTTGAAGTGGTTTTTTATGTTTGGCTCGATGAGCGCCTTGTGTTATCTGATTAACTTAGCCTTGGGCTATCAAAGCATTTTTCGTACCTGGTCATGGCTACCAGCGGGTTTTGCCTTGTTGGGGCAAGCTTCATTTCTTGTGTTACCACTCTTTAAAATGGGGCTTACCGAAGGTAATCGGCCGTTTTATCAGGAGATGGTGCTGGAGGGAAGCAGACCCGAGTTTTGGTGGCCTGCTTGTATCGAGTGGTTTAGCTTTGCAGTCTTTCTAGTGTGGATTATTAGTCTAATTATCGACAAATTTTTGTATTTAAAACGCTAAGTTGACACTTAATTAGCACACTGCAATGCATTACACCAATGTCATGCCGGCAGCTTCATGCCAGTAGCCGTTGCAGCGATTTGTGGCATCAAGCAGAGTGTGCGGCTCACCGTTAATCAATGCAGTTGCCATCGCGATATGCTCAACGCTAAATGGCGAGATGCGAAACCAGTCAATGCCCATATTTGCCATCGTCGGTATATCCTTACGCAAATCACAGCAGGCTGCGGATTGCGTCTGAATACCATTGATCCGCAATAGGTCTTGGTGTTCCATGGTTTGGCTTAGCAATCCTTTAGGATAGCGTTGGCAAATGGTGTCGCAATCATCCTTTTTCAATTGATGATGACGGGCAGTAAAGCAACGGGCGGAATGTGCCAGCGGCAGGTAACCATAACCGAATACCTCGATTTCAAACGATGGTTTGCTGGCGATTATCGGCTCCAGCCATTTGCGCGACAGATCCACTGGCATTACAAAACGCTGCATACCCCAATCTGCCATTTTTTGCAGTGAGGTGAGGTTGTAGTTGTTTATGCCGGGGCCACAAACAAAAGGAAGCTTGAGTTCTACAGCAAGCGCCACCATGCCCATATCGTTGACTTCTAGGGTAAAAGTGCCGTTTTCTAGCTGTTTTTTGCACTCTTTAATTTCAGCATCTGATTGCACTAACGCGAGTGTTGATAGCACAACCGATTTGCCAGCTTGTTGCAGCTTTTGGGCGATGGCGAGGTAATCTTGCCAGCGTAATAGACGCCTTTTACTACATACGGTTTCGCCAAGATAAACCAACGGAATCGGGCTTGCTGCTACCGCATCGTAGAAGCTTTCTACCGCACTTTTTTCCCAGCAATACTGCAAAGGACCTAATGAAAAATTCATCCTCTATTTGCTCCTATTGCCAACTTCTATCATAGGCGCCCAATGTCGTCACTTGGCCTTCAGATACTTTGCGCAATGCTTCATGCCAATGGGCTTCGGTGAAGAATTGCTCAGGCGCTGCCAAATATCGGTCAACCGCTTGGCGCCATACCTTAGTTACTTGACTAACATAGGCCGGACTGCGTTGACGTCCTTCAATTTTCAGTGAATTGACACCAGCGCGAGCCAGTTCTGGCAGGAGTTCAAGCGTGCTTAGACTCGTTGGCGATTCCAGCATAAATTCCGGTTGTTCACCGTGCTCAGCAATATATCGGCCTTTACAAATGACAGGGTATCCGATGGTTTCATGCTCTGCTGTACTGTCAACTAACACGTTGTTAAGCCGTGTTTGATGGTCACCTTGGCACTCTTGCCAGCGTACATATTTTGCCGGTGAGCAAGAGCCGCCGCGATTAGGCGACTCGCCAGTGACGTAAGAAGATAATTGACAACGTCCCTCGGCCATAATGCATAAGCTGCCAAAGGCAAACACTTCCAGCTCCACGTCAGTTTGGCGCGAAATATCTTTGATTTGTTGTAATGAAAGTACTCGGGGCAATACCGCTCGGCGAATATTAAATTGCTGCTGATAGAAATTTAATGCGGTAGCGTTACTGACACTCGCTTGCACTGACAAGTGTAATGGCACCTGTGGATGGTGAGTCGTCGCATAATCAAGCAGCGACAGGTCCGCCATAATCAGTGCATCAGCGCCGTAATCTGCAGCGGCGTCAATGGCATCATGCCAACGTTGTTCCACCCCAGTTTGTGCAAAAGTATTGATGGCGAGATACATCTTTTTGCCTGAGCGGCGTAACAGTTTCGCCGCATCTTTCAGCGTATCTGGGGTGAAGTTTAAGCCCGCAAATGAGCGCGCATTGGTATTGTCTTTTACGCCCAAATAAACAG
Proteins encoded in this region:
- a CDS encoding YjiH family protein, whose amino-acid sequence is MTPISYQDAVTIPVAILAKALQAAIGDAIGTVLTVIVLAMALMSLAVVLLKPKFVRTNGFLNNLLNVNPFWLLVRLLGAVFIAMTYFGFGPDAVTSAATGGLVFGDLLPVLFCVFFFAGLLLPLLLNFGLLELFGTLLTTIMRPVFNLPGRSAIDCVASWLGDGSVGILLTSKQYEDKFYTQREAAIIGTTFSAVSITFSLVVIAQVGLEAKFVPFYLTVCLAGLVAAIVVPRLPPLRWKKDEYINGTPRHENDETVPDHHHVLSWGFHLAMEKASKVSSVKQIITEGSKNVIDMIFGIIPVVMAIGTTALIIAEHTPVFDYLGMPFQPLLELLQLPEAAEASKTIVVGFADMFIPSILASNAIHADITKFVIAALSVTQLIYMSEVGALLIGSKIPVNVGELFVIFLLRTLVTLPVIAGMAHLFF
- a CDS encoding DUF998 domain-containing protein, yielding MEKQLRFVRLAVIFGGLGILGISIGVLVALVGASSVLAEHITPFNFTLSELGNYGHSPFAVVLNGGLFFGGLSLVLFCLYSMPFSKSISGALCYLAMALACFTLAGIGLFPINVYHLHTAMLKWFFMFGSMSALCYLINLALGYQSIFRTWSWLPAGFALLGQASFLVLPLFKMGLTEGNRPFYQEMVLEGSRPEFWWPACIEWFSFAVFLVWIISLIIDKFLYLKR
- a CDS encoding U32 family peptidase, which produces MNFSLGPLQYCWEKSAVESFYDAVAASPIPLVYLGETVCSKRRLLRWQDYLAIAQKLQQAGKSVVLSTLALVQSDAEIKECKKQLENGTFTLEVNDMGMVALAVELKLPFVCGPGINNYNLTSLQKMADWGMQRFVMPVDLSRKWLEPIIASKPSFEIEVFGYGYLPLAHSARCFTARHHQLKKDDCDTICQRYPKGLLSQTMEHQDLLRINGIQTQSAACCDLRKDIPTMANMGIDWFRISPFSVEHIAMATALINGEPHTLLDATNRCNGYWHEAAGMTLV
- the ubiU gene encoding ubiquinone anaerobic biosynthesis protein UbiU is translated as MELLCPAGNMASLKAAINAGADAVYLGVKDNTNARSFAGLNFTPDTLKDAAKLLRRSGKKMYLAINTFAQTGVEQRWHDAIDAAADYGADALIMADLSLLDYATTHHPQVPLHLSVQASVSNATALNFYQQQFNIRRAVLPRVLSLQQIKDISRQTDVELEVFAFGSLCIMAEGRCQLSSYVTGESPNRGGSCSPAKYVRWQECQGDHQTRLNNVLVDSTAEHETIGYPVICKGRYIAEHGEQPEFMLESPTSLSTLELLPELARAGVNSLKIEGRQRSPAYVSQVTKVWRQAVDRYLAAPEQFFTEAHWHEALRKVSEGQVTTLGAYDRSWQ